The following coding sequences are from one Seonamhaeicola sp. ML3 window:
- a CDS encoding sulfatase, whose translation MKKIIAVLVLSFMFIVVKAQETDNKKMNVVFILADDLGWADVTLYGKTKLYETPNLERLAARGIMFTRAYAASPLCSPTRASILTGQTPARTGITSPAAHQPKVELKASVPSKAAPDSKSVACKPVTRLDTIIPTLGKLLKADGYNTAHFGKWHLGREPYTPLQHGFHVDIPHWPGPGPAGSFVAPWKYPNFKANYENEHIEDRMADEAINWLRSIDLNEPFFMNYWQFSVHAPFDAKESLIKYYQTKIDFTDLQHSPTYAAMVHSLDQAVGRLLDEIDRLGISDRTAIVFFSDNGGNMYNGIRETTQSGEEFITEPTSNRPLRGGKATIYEGGTRVPCIVAWPKITEAGTTSDVMIQSTDFYPTILNQLGIQFPKKHKIDGVDITKALQGENQDRGPIITYFPHQPKIPNWLPPSVSVHQGDWKLIRVFYNGKDFAHQYFLYNLKQDIGELHNLAEKHPEKVKQLDAIIEAHLQDANAVLPIINPTFDQEKYHPETVGIQKGGLRVAKRIDRTKN comes from the coding sequence ATGAAAAAAATAATAGCTGTTTTAGTATTGAGTTTCATGTTTATTGTTGTTAAAGCACAAGAAACTGACAACAAAAAAATGAATGTGGTGTTTATTTTAGCCGATGATTTAGGTTGGGCAGATGTAACACTATATGGCAAAACAAAACTATACGAAACACCAAATTTAGAACGATTGGCTGCTCGTGGCATAATGTTTACTCGTGCATATGCTGCTAGTCCCTTATGTTCGCCAACAAGAGCCAGTATTTTAACTGGGCAAACACCCGCCAGAACAGGAATTACCTCACCTGCGGCACATCAACCTAAAGTAGAATTAAAAGCATCAGTACCTTCAAAAGCCGCTCCAGATTCTAAATCAGTTGCTTGCAAACCAGTAACACGATTGGATACCATTATTCCAACGCTTGGTAAATTACTAAAGGCTGATGGTTACAATACTGCTCATTTTGGGAAATGGCATTTGGGTAGAGAGCCCTACACACCTCTTCAGCATGGATTCCATGTAGATATCCCACATTGGCCAGGACCAGGTCCTGCTGGTAGTTTTGTTGCGCCTTGGAAATACCCAAATTTTAAGGCCAATTATGAAAATGAACATATTGAAGATAGAATGGCAGATGAAGCTATTAACTGGTTACGTTCTATAGATTTAAATGAGCCATTTTTCATGAATTATTGGCAATTTTCAGTACATGCCCCTTTTGATGCTAAAGAAAGTTTGATAAAATATTACCAAACTAAAATCGATTTCACAGACTTACAACATTCGCCAACCTACGCAGCTATGGTGCATTCTTTAGACCAAGCAGTTGGGCGACTTTTAGATGAAATAGACAGGTTAGGTATTAGTGATAGAACCGCCATAGTTTTCTTTAGTGATAATGGAGGAAACATGTATAATGGAATCCGAGAAACAACACAATCAGGAGAAGAATTTATTACAGAACCCACAAGCAATCGTCCTTTGCGAGGAGGTAAAGCCACTATTTATGAAGGAGGAACAAGAGTGCCTTGTATTGTGGCATGGCCAAAAATTACAGAAGCAGGAACAACATCAGATGTGATGATTCAATCAACGGATTTTTACCCAACAATATTGAATCAACTAGGAATCCAATTCCCTAAAAAACACAAAATTGATGGTGTAGATATTACAAAAGCATTACAGGGAGAAAACCAAGATAGAGGACCAATCATTACCTATTTTCCGCATCAACCAAAAATACCAAATTGGTTACCGCCATCAGTTTCTGTACATCAAGGCGATTGGAAACTCATTAGAGTATTTTATAACGGAAAAGATTTTGCACACCAATACTTCTTATATAACTTAAAACAAGATATCGGAGAGTTGCATAACCTTGCAGAAAAGCATCCAGAAAAAGTAAAACAACTAGATGCCATAATTGAAGCGCATCTACAAGATGCTAATGCTGTTTTACCCATTATAAATCCTACATTCGACCAAGAAAAATATCATCCTGAAACCGTAGGTATTCAAAAAGGTGGTTTACGGGTAGCTAAAAGAATTGATAGAACTAAAAATTAG
- a CDS encoding PKD domain-containing protein, with translation MRILFCFVLVVVFGLGFITCNAQSNRDTIYPIFQFPQHKMPRIDGDFSDWNLVPETYAIGLGQMKEAINGNGFNLDKNDLDISVKVGWVKNLNRLYFYVEVFDDFWEFEQLDIRQDIFELVVDADVSGGNFIKKWNANKKHIPIEELHFRGHGAHAQNYHVFIPAVNKDWAMVWGNTPWIKDFPYANAAYLHNLKQGKSGTLKMEFWITPFDYAAIEGIHRSAVSTLKENEIIAMSWSIIDYDNDNKERKDFTSLSHNINMIHDGDFMNAFRLMPLIEELAPGLQANWSFVEVDRDRRVFAFKDESVGDVKKWTWDFGDGTTSNEQNPVHQYSSADHWTVVLAVENKDGKSIRSKVWDVVTK, from the coding sequence ATGCGTATACTATTTTGTTTTGTGTTAGTGGTGGTTTTTGGTTTGGGTTTTATTACATGTAATGCCCAATCCAATCGAGATACGATTTACCCAATCTTTCAATTCCCACAACACAAAATGCCTCGAATAGATGGCGATTTTTCCGATTGGAATCTGGTTCCAGAAACCTATGCCATTGGCTTAGGCCAAATGAAGGAAGCTATCAATGGCAATGGCTTTAATCTGGATAAAAACGATTTAGATATTTCAGTTAAAGTAGGATGGGTAAAAAATTTGAACCGATTATATTTTTATGTTGAAGTTTTTGATGATTTCTGGGAATTTGAACAGCTTGATATTAGACAAGATATTTTTGAATTAGTAGTAGATGCCGATGTTTCTGGAGGCAATTTTATTAAAAAATGGAATGCCAACAAAAAACATATTCCTATTGAAGAATTACACTTTAGAGGTCATGGTGCACACGCACAAAACTACCACGTTTTTATACCTGCTGTAAATAAAGATTGGGCCATGGTTTGGGGTAATACGCCTTGGATTAAAGACTTTCCTTATGCCAACGCAGCCTATCTACATAATTTAAAACAGGGTAAATCAGGTACACTCAAAATGGAATTTTGGATTACACCATTCGATTATGCTGCTATTGAGGGTATCCATCGTTCCGCTGTTTCAACGCTCAAGGAAAATGAAATTATTGCTATGTCTTGGAGTATTATCGATTATGATAATGATAATAAAGAAAGAAAGGATTTTACAAGTCTTTCGCATAATATTAATATGATTCATGATGGCGATTTTATGAATGCGTTTAGATTAATGCCATTGATTGAGGAATTAGCACCAGGGCTTCAAGCCAATTGGTCTTTTGTTGAAGTGGATAGAGATAGACGTGTTTTCGCTTTTAAAGATGAATCTGTCGGTGATGTTAAAAAATGGACTTGGGATTTTGGGGATGGAACAACTTCCAATGAACAAAATCCGGTGCATCAATATAGTTCTGCCGACCATTGGACGGTGGTGCTTGCTGTTGAAAACAAAGATGGTAAATCTATACGCTCTAAAGTTTGGGATGTAGTTACAAAATAG
- a CDS encoding glycoside hydrolase family 76 protein, with protein MKKLIIVFSIMVGLSSCKKNQDFNIDAALKKAEKQFSVLLDSSYAENKIPRSLDEHGEIDWAKRKMDWTQGFFPGACWKLYEHTQDAKWKEGAHHFQNLFVDAKDINTTHDLGFMFYCSFGEGYKLTKNEDYKRVVIDASESLISRYDSIVACIKSWDFGKDRWTFPVIIDNMLNLEMLFEASILTGDDKYKNIAINHANTTLKNHFRDDYSTWHVVDYNPEDGSVFKKLTHQGLHNESSWARGQSWALYGYTMCYRYTKDPKYLEQAKNIAAFVKSNLPEDFVPIWDFDAKDEAIMHKDASAAAVYTSAYLELYGYTKNATYKELAENILKSLSSDNYFSEYGKNGGFILEHSVGNFPRNGEIDVPINYADYYYLEALLRLKHINEE; from the coding sequence ATGAAGAAACTAATCATAGTATTTTCGATTATGGTAGGATTGAGTTCTTGTAAAAAAAACCAAGATTTTAATATCGATGCAGCCTTAAAAAAAGCTGAAAAACAATTTTCGGTGCTATTAGATTCATCCTATGCCGAAAATAAAATACCAAGGAGTCTTGATGAACATGGGGAAATAGATTGGGCAAAACGAAAAATGGATTGGACGCAAGGTTTTTTTCCAGGTGCTTGTTGGAAATTATATGAGCATACGCAAGATGCAAAATGGAAAGAAGGCGCACACCATTTTCAAAACCTTTTCGTCGATGCCAAAGATATTAACACAACCCACGATTTGGGCTTTATGTTTTATTGTTCTTTTGGTGAAGGTTATAAATTAACCAAAAATGAAGATTATAAAAGAGTGGTTATCGATGCCTCAGAATCATTAATTTCTCGCTATGATTCTATAGTGGCTTGTATTAAAAGTTGGGATTTTGGTAAAGATAGATGGACGTTTCCAGTAATTATAGACAACATGTTGAATTTAGAAATGCTATTTGAAGCTTCAATTTTAACAGGAGATGACAAGTATAAAAATATAGCTATTAATCACGCCAATACAACACTGAAAAATCATTTTAGAGATGATTATAGTACTTGGCACGTGGTAGATTACAATCCAGAAGATGGGTCTGTATTCAAAAAATTAACACATCAAGGTTTACATAACGAGAGCAGTTGGGCAAGAGGGCAATCTTGGGCGTTATATGGTTATACGATGTGTTATCGTTATACAAAAGACCCTAAATATTTAGAGCAAGCCAAAAATATTGCTGCATTCGTTAAATCAAATTTACCAGAAGATTTTGTGCCAATTTGGGATTTTGATGCAAAAGATGAAGCCATTATGCACAAAGACGCATCTGCTGCAGCTGTTTATACTTCTGCATATTTAGAATTATATGGCTACACCAAAAACGCAACATATAAAGAGTTGGCAGAAAATATTTTAAAGTCTTTAAGTTCTGATAACTATTTTTCTGAATATGGTAAAAATGGCGGATTTATATTAGAGCATAGCGTAGGTAATTTTCCTAGAAATGGCGAGATTGATGTGCCAATCAATTATGCAGATTACTATTATTTGGAAGCGCTTTTACGTTTAAAACATATTAATGAAGAATAA
- a CDS encoding amidohydrolase produces the protein MTINLKGYIFFLSFMALVASALGQNNTARIDAHIHLYDTNREGSYTFLNNKKKEVKPDLFRPHLQKEFLEVANSSGFNYAYLVEASARREDNFWLSKIASESNHILGFTVNLNPLDTNFKSDLDSLKKNPKFRGVRPRYKGLDFSNPEVLKQLKELDKRNLVLEVNGLKHVAIIAKKHPNMHIVINHFGGGKLKDGILQNEENYKKALQEVASFPNVFMKISALHTLSGKNKAPKKLKYYNPLLDANLEAFGPNRVLFGSNWPLSSLRGNYNNAVQILEAYCKSRNDLSEEQLFFNNVRKAYGLINPIIPTFMELSNNELRLKLDLTRGGAIAYISKSDVDRNIVNVHDEGRYIQQSYYGGKIINRQSEGQKKAWSPWSWNPIQVGDCYRNRAEILEYKQEGNTLYVKCVPMLWDMKNKAAEAIMEQWTTLEGNVIKVQNKLTCHRTDTIYGEGKTHNQELPAVYPISALNNLYSYFGDKPFTGEPVNNPKVVNLRSGFWGKYKNNKVTESWMAFVNDDLWGMGVYSPKCTNFLAGMAKDPGYEAHDSATSYMAPIHPATLNKNTVYEFDYYLIVGELNDIRNDIYDLKKSIKTE, from the coding sequence ATGACGATTAATTTAAAAGGATATATTTTTTTTCTTTCGTTTATGGCGCTTGTTGCATCCGCTTTGGGTCAAAACAATACTGCTCGAATAGATGCGCATATTCATTTGTACGATACGAATCGTGAAGGAAGTTATACATTCCTAAATAACAAGAAAAAAGAAGTTAAACCAGATTTATTTCGTCCGCATTTACAAAAAGAATTTTTAGAGGTAGCCAATTCATCAGGGTTTAACTACGCATATCTCGTTGAAGCAAGCGCTAGAAGAGAAGATAATTTTTGGTTGTCTAAAATAGCTAGCGAATCAAACCATATACTTGGGTTTACAGTAAACTTAAATCCTTTGGATACGAATTTTAAAAGTGATTTAGATTCCTTAAAAAAGAATCCAAAGTTTAGAGGTGTTCGTCCAAGATATAAAGGTTTAGATTTTTCAAATCCTGAAGTTTTAAAACAGTTAAAAGAATTAGACAAACGTAATTTAGTACTCGAAGTTAATGGGTTAAAACATGTAGCAATCATCGCTAAAAAACACCCAAACATGCATATTGTAATCAATCATTTTGGAGGTGGGAAATTAAAAGACGGCATATTGCAAAATGAAGAAAATTACAAAAAAGCACTTCAAGAAGTGGCTTCTTTTCCAAATGTATTTATGAAGATTTCTGCACTTCATACCCTTTCTGGGAAAAATAAAGCTCCAAAAAAACTAAAATATTACAACCCTTTATTAGATGCTAATCTTGAGGCTTTTGGTCCAAATAGAGTGTTGTTTGGTAGCAATTGGCCTTTATCAAGTTTACGAGGAAACTACAATAATGCAGTTCAAATTTTAGAAGCATATTGTAAATCTCGAAACGATTTGAGCGAAGAACAGTTGTTTTTTAATAATGTGAGGAAAGCTTATGGATTGATAAATCCTATCATTCCCACTTTTATGGAATTAAGCAATAATGAACTTCGTTTAAAATTAGATTTAACAAGAGGAGGAGCTATTGCTTATATCTCTAAATCAGATGTGGATAGAAATATTGTAAACGTTCACGACGAAGGCAGATACATTCAGCAATCGTATTATGGAGGTAAGATTATCAACAGACAAAGTGAAGGCCAAAAAAAAGCTTGGTCTCCTTGGTCTTGGAATCCTATTCAGGTTGGAGATTGTTATCGCAACCGAGCAGAAATTTTAGAATACAAGCAAGAAGGAAATACGCTGTATGTAAAATGTGTTCCTATGCTTTGGGATATGAAAAACAAAGCAGCAGAAGCCATTATGGAGCAATGGACAACTTTAGAAGGTAATGTCATTAAAGTTCAAAACAAATTGACTTGCCATAGGACAGATACCATTTATGGAGAAGGAAAAACGCACAACCAAGAGTTGCCAGCAGTGTATCCAATATCAGCCTTAAATAATTTGTATTCCTATTTTGGAGACAAGCCTTTCACAGGAGAACCAGTTAATAATCCAAAAGTAGTCAACCTACGAAGTGGTTTTTGGGGCAAATACAAAAACAATAAAGTTACAGAAAGTTGGATGGCATTTGTAAATGATGATTTATGGGGAATGGGAGTATATTCTCCAAAATGTACCAACTTTTTAGCGGGTATGGCTAAAGACCCAGGTTACGAAGCGCATGATAGTGCAACTTCGTATATGGCTCCAATTCATCCTGCAACATTGAATAAAAATACGGTGTATGAGTTTGATTATTACTTAATTGTAGGAGAATTGAATGACATTAGAAACGATATTTACGATTTAAAAAAATCAATAAAAACGGAATAA